One genomic region from Fusobacterium varium encodes:
- a CDS encoding invasion associated locus B family protein: protein MKKRVLILFFILFSISFSAWERIDLVDEFGDKTGQITMVNQVDFFQGIRLIKDEDIVCLDVMMGPQCSVGEIYPIKLKIDKGEVIELMAVAVTDRLLRLITDEDFMEKLKKGNNVSFVVYNTNGGSVNLKMSLMGFTNAYNKVENSN, encoded by the coding sequence ATGAAAAAAAGAGTACTTATATTATTTTTTATACTTTTTTCAATAAGTTTTAGTGCTTGGGAAAGAATTGATTTAGTAGATGAATTTGGAGATAAAACTGGACAAATAACAATGGTAAATCAAGTAGATTTTTTTCAAGGAATTAGACTTATAAAGGATGAAGATATAGTTTGTTTAGATGTAATGATGGGACCTCAATGTAGTGTAGGAGAGATTTATCCAATAAAATTAAAAATTGATAAGGGAGAAGTTATAGAACTTATGGCTGTTGCAGTAACAGATAGATTATTAAGATTAATTACAGATGAAGATTTTATGGAAAAATTGAAAAAGGGTAATAACGTTTCTTTTGTAGTTTATAATACTAATGGGGGTTCTGTTAATTTAAAAATGAGTTTAATGGGATTTACAAATGCCTATAATAAGGTAGAAAATTCAAATTAA
- a CDS encoding antitoxin VbhA family protein encodes MEVKDFVIKKLNSDPNFKAKYEDVKNKKSIEAMEYAIHSNEISGNFSTEEDMETLFKVAFGEISTEEFLNKILK; translated from the coding sequence ATGGAAGTTAAAGATTTTGTTATAAAAAAATTAAATAGTGATCCTAATTTTAAAGCTAAATATGAAGATGTCAAAAATAAAAAAAGTATAGAAGCAATGGAATATGCAATACACTCTAATGAAATTTCTGGAAATTTTTCTACTGAAGAAGATATGGAGACCCTTTTTAAAGTTGCTTTTGGTGAGATTTCTACTGAGGAGTTTTTAAATAAAATTCTAAAATAA
- a CDS encoding autotransporter domain-containing protein, whose amino-acid sequence MNLKKLSLIFLALTMGTQALAANSIEFGFENEQYEEMYNDSDTFNPYVKVNLNPKKDSPLQLELKYMYFHQYGKNRNEGHDARFKTNKKRVEFFASGYKYKNNNFTFSPKIGFRFEASDVNRTEKPKSQTDRMLNLRFYPNMTYDINDKVQLYVNGFVGPQINRVQHGTRKDHSYDATSKDSATYWHDWYQEIEVIGVKYKLDNKDTIWTSLYNEYKRNEYKENYTRWQLRTGYNWNVNSKLSINPFIRYDLSYVTTNDEISSDHGKEKDSHETRIGSTVKYKIDPTLTLGGEIYWQNAKTEDYKGKDNPDKNRMFYKLSITKAF is encoded by the coding sequence ATGAATTTAAAAAAACTTAGCCTAATTTTCTTAGCACTAACAATGGGAACACAAGCTTTAGCAGCAAACTCAATAGAGTTTGGATTTGAAAATGAACAATATGAAGAGATGTACAATGATTCTGATACATTTAATCCATATGTAAAAGTAAATCTTAATCCTAAAAAAGATTCTCCTTTACAATTAGAATTAAAGTATATGTATTTCCATCAATATGGAAAAAATAGAAATGAAGGACATGATGCTAGATTTAAAACAAATAAAAAGAGAGTAGAGTTCTTCGCTAGTGGTTATAAATATAAAAATAATAACTTTACATTCTCTCCTAAAATTGGTTTTAGATTTGAAGCTTCTGATGTTAATAGAACTGAAAAACCTAAATCTCAAACTGATAGAATGTTAAATCTAAGATTTTACCCTAATATGACATATGATATTAATGATAAAGTTCAACTTTATGTAAATGGATTTGTTGGACCACAAATAAATAGAGTTCAACATGGAACTAGAAAAGATCATAGTTATGATGCAACTAGTAAAGATTCTGCTACATACTGGCATGATTGGTATCAAGAGATAGAAGTTATTGGGGTAAAATATAAATTAGATAATAAAGATACTATCTGGACATCTCTATATAATGAATATAAAAGAAATGAGTATAAAGAAAATTATACTCGTTGGCAATTAAGAACAGGATATAACTGGAATGTTAATTCAAAATTAAGTATAAATCCTTTCATCAGATATGACCTATCATATGTAACAACTAATGATGAAATTTCTTCAGATCATGGAAAAGAAAAAGATTCTCATGAAACAAGAATAGGAAGCACAGTTAAATATAAAATTGATCCTACTTTAACTCTAGGTGGAGAGATTTATTGGCAAAATGCTAAGACTGAAGATTATAAAGGAAAAGATAATCCTGATAAAAATAGAATGTTCTATAAATTATCTATTACTAAAGCTTTCTAA
- the ugpC gene encoding sn-glycerol-3-phosphate ABC transporter ATP-binding protein UgpC — MAEVILKKVEKQYPNGFKAVHGIDLHIKDGEFMVFVGPSGCAKSTTLRMVAGLEEITGGEIYIGDKLVNDLPPKDRGIAMVFQNYALYPHMTVYDNMAFGLKMAKVPKDEIDKRVKEAAEKLEITQLLGRKPKEMSGGQRQRVAVGRAIVRKPDVFLFDEPLSNLDAKLRVSMRVKITQLHKQLKAEGQNATMIYVTHDQVEAMTMGDRICVLNFGKIMQVDTPLNLYHKPANKFVAGFIGSPAMNIVKATLVEKDNRIFVKLTSGDLLELPQDKAEKVKSKVNQEIWFGIRPENIGNRLTNPDSHLVSGKINIVEQMGNEEFIYFTLGDTQYSCRIPVEKSTKANFNQTELFHFNMEKCHIFDIETEKNITL, encoded by the coding sequence ATGGCAGAAGTAATATTAAAAAAAGTAGAAAAACAATATCCTAATGGATTTAAGGCAGTACACGGTATTGATCTTCATATAAAAGATGGAGAGTTTATGGTTTTTGTTGGACCATCTGGTTGTGCTAAGTCTACTACTCTTAGAATGGTAGCTGGACTTGAAGAGATTACTGGTGGAGAAATTTATATAGGAGATAAGCTTGTTAATGACTTACCTCCAAAAGACAGAGGAATTGCAATGGTTTTCCAAAACTATGCACTATACCCACATATGACAGTTTACGATAATATGGCATTTGGACTAAAGATGGCAAAAGTTCCTAAAGATGAGATTGATAAAAGAGTTAAAGAAGCAGCTGAAAAACTTGAAATTACACAACTATTAGGTAGAAAACCAAAAGAGATGTCTGGAGGACAAAGACAAAGGGTTGCAGTTGGTAGAGCAATTGTAAGAAAACCAGATGTATTCCTATTTGATGAACCACTATCAAACCTAGATGCTAAACTTAGAGTTTCAATGAGAGTAAAAATAACTCAACTTCACAAACAACTAAAAGCTGAAGGACAAAATGCTACTATGATCTATGTAACACATGACCAAGTAGAAGCAATGACAATGGGAGATAGAATTTGTGTTCTAAACTTTGGTAAAATTATGCAAGTTGATACTCCATTAAATCTATATCATAAACCAGCTAATAAATTCGTAGCAGGGTTTATAGGATCACCAGCAATGAATATAGTAAAAGCAACTTTAGTTGAAAAAGATAATAGAATTTTTGTAAAACTTACAAGTGGAGATCTTCTTGAATTACCTCAAGATAAAGCAGAAAAGGTAAAATCTAAAGTTAATCAAGAAATCTGGTTTGGAATTAGACCTGAAAATATTGGTAATAGATTAACTAATCCTGATTCTCATCTAGTATCTGGAAAGATCAACATTGTTGAGCAAATGGGAAATGAAGAGTTTATTTACTTTACTCTTGGGGATACTCAATATAGTTGTAGAATACCAGTAGAAAAATCTACAAAAGCTAACTTTAACCAAACTGAACTTTTCCACTTCAATATGGAAAAATGTCATATCTTCGATATAGAAACTGAAAAAAATATTACTCTATAA
- a CDS encoding sugar phosphate isomerase/epimerase, whose product MIKFGIRAHDMGKYTIEDFPKLLQLIRELDGECIQLALAKSFTDFNYSPDNLDEKFANFLSQELKVHDVVLSVLGCYINLTDTDEKKRQESLNKFKNHLRFSKHLKTSLVGTETGCFNTTYTYTELNDSEEAFNLFLNSMETLVNYAEEIQTNLAIEGVAKHIISTPEKMKKALDILNSDRLKVIFDPVNFLTINNYQNQREIITQAFKLFGDKIERIHLKDFIIEDNQMKVVPIGQGEFDLRFFINELKKYKDDIEILLENSTVNTAKECIAFVKKYI is encoded by the coding sequence ATGATTAAATTTGGAATAAGAGCTCATGATATGGGGAAATATACAATTGAAGATTTCCCAAAACTTCTTCAACTGATCAGAGAATTAGATGGAGAGTGTATACAACTTGCTCTTGCAAAATCTTTTACTGATTTTAATTACTCACCAGATAATTTAGATGAAAAATTTGCTAATTTTCTATCTCAAGAATTGAAAGTACACGATGTTGTACTTTCAGTTCTAGGGTGTTATATCAATCTAACTGATACAGATGAGAAAAAAAGACAAGAAAGCCTAAATAAGTTTAAAAATCATTTAAGATTTTCAAAACATTTAAAGACAAGTTTAGTTGGAACTGAAACTGGATGTTTTAATACAACTTATACATATACAGAATTAAATGATAGTGAAGAAGCATTTAACCTATTTTTAAACTCGATGGAAACTTTAGTAAATTATGCTGAAGAGATTCAAACTAATTTAGCTATTGAGGGAGTAGCAAAACATATAATCTCTACTCCTGAAAAGATGAAAAAAGCATTAGATATCTTAAATTCAGATAGATTAAAAGTTATTTTTGATCCAGTTAATTTCTTGACAATTAACAATTATCAAAATCAAAGAGAGATTATAACTCAAGCATTTAAACTATTTGGAGATAAGATAGAGAGAATACATCTTAAAGACTTCATAATTGAAGATAATCAAATGAAAGTAGTCCCTATTGGACAGGGAGAATTTGATCTAAGATTCTTTATAAATGAATTAAAAAAATACAAAGATGATATAGAAATACTTTTAGAAAATTCAACAGTTAACACAGCAAAAGAATGTATAGCTTTTGTTAAAAAATATATATAA